From the Phoenix dactylifera cultivar Barhee BC4 chromosome 10, palm_55x_up_171113_PBpolish2nd_filt_p, whole genome shotgun sequence genome, one window contains:
- the LOC103708589 gene encoding eukaryotic translation initiation factor 2 subunit 3-like → MSRKGLMEQDLSKLDVTKLHPLSPEVISRQATINIGTIGHVAHGKSTVVKAISGVQTVRFKNELERNITIKLGYANAKIYKCEDDRCPRPMCYKAYGSGKEDSPLCDVPGFENTRMKLLRHVSFVDCPGHDILMATMLNGAAIMDGALLLIAGNESCPQPQTSEHLAAVEIMRLQHIIILQNKIDLIQESVAINQHEAIQKFIQGTIADGAPVVPISAQLKYNIDVVCEYLVNKIPIPERNFTSPPNMIVIRSFDVNKPGSEVDEIKGGVAGGSILRGVLKVNQPIEVRPGIVIKDESGNIKCTPIYSRIVSLYAEQNELQFAVPGGLIGVGTTMDPTLTRADRLVGQVLGQVGTLPDVFVELEVNFFLLRRLLGVRTKGTEKQGKVSKLAKGEILMLNIGSMSTGARVVAVKNDLAKLQLTAPVCTSKGEKVALSRRVEKHWRLIGWGQIQAGVILDVPPSSI, encoded by the exons GTACCATTGGTCATGTGGCCCATGGAAAGTCAACTGTTGTAAAAGCTATTTCTGGTGTTCAG ACTGTTCGTTTTAAGAATGAGTTGGAGAGAAATATCACAATCAAGCTGGGATATGCTAatgcaaaaatatataaatgtgAAGATGATAGATGTCCACGACCAATGTGCTACAA GGCTTATGGAAGCGGAAAGGAAGATAGCCCTCTATGCGATGTGCCAGGTTTTGAGAACACCAGGATGAAACTCCTAAGGCATGTCTCATTTGTAGACTGCCCG GGCCATGATATTCTTATGGCTACAATGCTCAATGGGGCTGCAATCATGGATGGAGCATTGCTTTTGATTGCTGGAAATGAAAGCTGCCCCCAGCCTCAGACTTCTGAGCATCTGGCTGCTGTTGAAATCATGCGACTTCAGCATATTATTATTCTACAGAATAAGATTGATCTTATTCAGGAAAGCGTGGCAATTAATCAGCATGAAGCAATCCAGAAATTTATTCAG GGCACAATTGCTGATGGGGCACCTGTTGTACCAATCTCTGCTCAGTTGAAGTATAACATTGACGTTGTTTGTGAGTATCTTGTTAACAAAATCCCTATCCCAGAGAGGAACTTTACTTCACCACCAAACATGATAGTCATTCGTTCTTTTGATGTGAATAAGCCTGGTTCTGAGGTTGATGAGATAAAAGGTGGTGTTGCGGGTGGAAGTATCCTTAGG GGAGTTTTGAAGGTGAACCAGCCTATTGAAGTCCGTCCTGGTATTGTTATCAAAGATGAGAGTGGCAACATTAAGTGCACTCCAATATATTCAAGGATAGTCTCACTTTATGCTGAGCAAAATGAGCTCCAATTTGCAGTTCCTGGGGGTCTCATCGGAGTAGGCACTACGATGGACCCTACACTGACACGTGCTGACAGGCTGGTGGGTCAGGTTCTCGGGCAAGTTGGGACTCTGCCTGATGTTTTTGTTGAGCTTGAG GTGAATTTTTTCCTCCTCCGGAGGCTTTTGGGGGTGAGGACAAAGGGCACAGAAAAACAGGGGAAGGTATCTAAGCTTGCAAAGGGTGAGATCCTGATGTTGAACATAGGATCGATGTCAACAGGGGCACGAGTGGTTGCAGTGAAAAATGATCTAGCTAAGCTGCAGCTCACTGCACCAGTGTGCACAAGCAAAGGGGAGAAGGTGGCCCTCAGCCGGCGGGTCGAGAAGCATTGGCGTCTCATTGGGTGGGGCCAGATCCAGGCTGGTGTGATCCTTGATGTCCCACCATCCTCTATTTAA
- the LOC103708588 gene encoding 60S ribosomal protein L5-like, whose product MAFVKTLKTRAYFKRFQVKFKRRRQGKTDYRARIRLINQDKNKYNTPKYRFVVRFTNKDITAQIISASIAGDLVLAAAYSHELPRYGLEVGLTNYAAAYCTGLLLARRVLKMLEMDEEYEGNVEATGDDFSVESAESRRPFRALLDVGLVRTTTGNRVFGALKGALDGGLDIPHSDKRFAGFKKDEKQLDAEVHRKYIFGGHVASYMRMLMEDEPEKYQTHFIEYIKRGIEPDDMEELYKKVHAAIRADPTLVKSSKEPPKEHKRFNLKKLTYDERKARLIERLNALNSSAKDDAEYDDDDDDDE is encoded by the exons ATG GCCTTTGTCAAAACCCTGAAGACTAGGGCTTACTTCAAGCGTTTTCAAGTGAAGTTCAAGAGAAGAAGAC AGGGGAAGACTGACTATCGTGCAAGGATTCGGCTGATAAATCAGGACAAGAATAAATATAACACACCCAAGTATCGATTTGTTGTTCGATTT ACCAACAAAGATATTACTGCACAAATAATATCTGCAAGTATTGCTGGTGATTTGGTCCTTGCAGCAGCTTATTCCCATGAACTCCCTCGATATGGGCTTGAAGTGGGTCTTACCAATTATGCTGCAG CTTATTGCACTGGGCTTCTCCTTGCTCGCCGTGTCTTGAAGATGCTTGAAATGGATGAGGAATATGAGGGAAATGTGGAG GCTACTGGTGATGATTTTTCTGTTGAATCTGCTGAGAGCAGGAGGCCATTCCGTGCTCTCCTTGATGTTGGCCTTGTCAGAACAACGACAGGCAATCGTGTGTTTGGTGCTCTCAAG GGTGCATTAGATGGTGGTCTGGATATCCCTCACAGTGATAAGAGGTTTGCTGGTTTCAAGAAGGATGAAAAGCAACTTGATGCAGAGGTTCACAGGAAATACATTTTTGGTGGCCATGTTGCCTCTTACATGAGG ATGCTGATGGAGGATGAGCCAGAGAAGTACCAGACTCATTTCATTGAATATATTAAGAGGGGTATTGAGCCTGATGACATGGAAGAGCTATACAAGAAAGTTCATGCTGCCATTCGAGCAGATCCAACGTTGGTGAAATCCAGTAAGGAACCTCCAAAGGAGCACAAGAG GTTTAACTTGAAGAAGCTGACATATGATGAGAGGAAAGCCAGACTCATTGAACGATTGAATGCCCTCAACTCAAGTGCCAAAGATGATGCTGagtatgatgatgatgatgatgatgatgagtga
- the LOC103708587 gene encoding protein FAM136A-like, with protein sequence MDHVAAVEERIVSDRLRRKLEEANIAAQNQLSPIQDHVNFTLQQAYFKCAYECFDRRRRQEDINNCVEHCSVPVLNANNLVETEMAKFQERMNRSLMVCQDKFEAAKLQQIKTSAMNDLESCVNQAIDDNIKTLPHIADRIKASLSIS encoded by the exons ATGGATCACGTAGCGGCAGTGGAAGAACGAATAGTATCCGATAGATTGAGAAGGAAGCTCGAGGAAGCGAACATCGCGGCGCAGAACCAGCTCTCTCCCATCCAAGACCACGTCAACTTCACCCTCCAG CAAGCATACTTCAAATGTGCATATGAATGCTTCgataggaggaggaggcaggagGATATAAACAACTGCGTGGAGCATTGCAGTGTTCCGGTTCTCAATGCCAATAATCTTGTCGAAACTGAAATGGCCAAATTTCAG GAACGAATGAACCGGTCTCTAATGGTATGCCAAGACAAGTTTGAAGCAGCAAAACTCCAGCAGATTAAAACAAGTGCCATGAATGACTTGGAGTCCTGTGTCAATCAGGCCATTGACGACAATATAAAAACTCTTCCTCACATTGCTGACCGTATCAAGGCCTCTCTCTCTATCAGTTGA
- the LOC103708586 gene encoding uncharacterized protein LOC103708586, translating to MEIVILWKHATKSPVTKSDGIPANYNKPKLRKCTSLKVASSFTRVCLCAPISSYNEVFRADVRQRRSCSLSRSKSFVAPDRVMNARTSVEGRRVFRGKSLTDDTLMRRFVVEEEAMMQLRRRNQMEFMRKRNAMRRKKLGPSPLRMMVMAGEE from the coding sequence ATGGAGATTGTGATTCTATGGAAGCATGCAACAAAGTCTCCAGTAACAAAATCTGATGGAATTCCAGCAAACTACAACAAACCGAAGCTAAGGAAATGTACTTCTCTGAAGGTAGCCTCTTCATTCACTCGAGTCTGTCTTTGTGCTCCCATCTCTTCCTACAACGAGGTGTTTCGAGCCGACGTCCGTCAAAGAAGGAGCTGCAGTTTGTCGAGATCGAAATCTTTTGTGGCTCCTGATAGAGTCATGAACGCAAGAACGTCGGTGGAAGGTCGGAGAGTGTTCAGGGGGAAGTCGTTAACCGACGACACCTTGATGAGGAGATTTGTGGTGGAAGAGGAAGCAATGATgcagctgaggaggaggaaccAGATGGAATTCATGAGAAAGAGGAATGCCATGAGAAGGAAAAAGCTTGGGCCTAGTCCTCTTAGAATGATGGTAATGGCTGGAGAAGAGTAG